From one Microbacterium aurum genomic stretch:
- a CDS encoding amidohydrolase, translating into MAIDLEALYIDLHRHPELSFQETRTAGVITRELAALGLEYVEGLGKTGVATRITGGAGEGPVVWLRADMDGLPVAEQTGLAYASTARGTDPAGTDVPVMHACGHDMHVTALLGALEKLAQTRDEWSGTVVAVFQPAEEYGAGSQAMIADGVLEKFPKPDIVLGQHLTPLPAGTIGVRPGTQMAASDGLTVTLLGRGGHGSRPHATIDPVVMAAATVMRLQTIVSREVDPREMAVVTVGSIHAGLKNNIIPAEARLELSLRYPDDDARADVMARVERIVRAEAAASGAEQEPVIAVDHSLPPTINDPDATARLTAAFDRAFGEGTVIDPGMFTGSEDVSWFAREAGVPLVFWFWGGLDPQQWADAAARGTVNEDIPTNHSPFFAPILHPTIERGVDALVVAAREFLA; encoded by the coding sequence ATGGCCATCGATCTCGAAGCGCTGTACATCGACCTGCACCGGCATCCCGAACTGTCGTTCCAGGAGACCCGCACGGCGGGCGTCATCACCCGGGAACTGGCCGCGCTGGGGCTGGAGTACGTGGAGGGGCTCGGCAAGACCGGCGTCGCGACGCGCATCACCGGCGGCGCGGGCGAAGGCCCCGTCGTCTGGCTGCGCGCCGACATGGACGGCCTGCCCGTCGCCGAGCAGACCGGCCTCGCGTACGCGTCGACCGCCCGCGGCACCGACCCTGCTGGCACCGATGTCCCGGTGATGCACGCGTGCGGGCACGACATGCACGTGACCGCCCTGCTCGGCGCCCTGGAGAAGCTCGCCCAGACCCGCGACGAGTGGTCCGGCACCGTCGTCGCGGTCTTCCAGCCCGCCGAGGAGTACGGCGCCGGGTCTCAGGCGATGATCGCCGACGGCGTGCTCGAAAAGTTCCCGAAGCCCGACATCGTCCTCGGCCAGCACCTCACTCCCCTGCCGGCCGGCACGATCGGGGTGCGTCCGGGCACGCAGATGGCCGCCTCGGACGGCCTGACGGTGACCCTCCTCGGCCGCGGCGGACACGGGTCGCGCCCCCACGCCACGATCGACCCCGTCGTCATGGCCGCGGCGACCGTCATGCGGCTGCAGACGATCGTCTCCCGCGAGGTCGACCCGCGCGAGATGGCCGTCGTCACGGTCGGATCGATCCACGCGGGCCTGAAGAACAACATCATCCCCGCCGAGGCGCGCCTGGAGCTGAGCCTGCGCTACCCCGACGACGACGCGCGCGCCGACGTCATGGCACGCGTGGAGCGGATCGTGCGGGCGGAGGCCGCGGCATCCGGCGCCGAGCAGGAGCCCGTCATCGCCGTCGACCACTCGCTGCCGCCGACGATCAACGACCCCGACGCGACCGCGCGGCTGACTGCCGCGTTCGACCGCGCGTTCGGCGAGGGCACCGTCATCGACCCCGGCATGTTCACCGGGAGCGAGGACGTCTCGTGGTTCGCCCGCGAGGCGGGGGTTCCGCTCGTGTTCTGGTTCTGGGGCGGGCTCGACCCGCAGCAGTGGGCGGATGCCGCCGCGCGCGGCACCGTCAACGAGGACATCCCGACCAACCACTCCCCGTTCTTCGCGCCGATCCTGCACCCCACGATCGAGCGCGGCGTGGATGCCCTGGTCGTCGCGGCCCGGGAGTTCCTCGCGTGA
- a CDS encoding LacI family DNA-binding transcriptional regulator, protein MIGIDEVARAAGVSTTTVSRALSGRGRVSEATRERVRQTAERLGYVVTAAAATLASGRAQNVGVVVPLLDRWFFATVLDGIAAQLAPRGYDLTLYALTDDPAQRRGLFETSLRRRRVDGLIVLSGLLTDDEVAHVTGLGLPVVGLGVPRGDFPSLRVDDTAVGRVATEHLLQRGHRDIAHISESLPATSPADPEFEIPSRRRRGYEAAMADAGIRAPRFAEADFTIDGGRRAAHALLRSAEPPTAIFAASDEMAYGVLTAARELGLSVPGDLSVIGVDGHVLAGLFDLTTIDQFPHAQGERAGEAILAALEAPTPAEAGLAAASLPFELVVRGSTAGPPA, encoded by the coding sequence ATGATCGGGATCGACGAGGTGGCACGTGCCGCCGGTGTGTCGACGACGACCGTCTCGCGCGCGCTGAGCGGCCGGGGGCGCGTCTCGGAGGCGACGCGTGAGCGCGTGCGGCAGACCGCGGAGCGGCTCGGCTACGTCGTCACCGCCGCTGCGGCGACGCTCGCCTCCGGGCGGGCACAGAACGTCGGGGTCGTCGTGCCGCTCCTGGATCGCTGGTTCTTCGCGACGGTGCTCGACGGCATCGCCGCGCAGCTCGCCCCGCGCGGGTACGACCTCACGCTGTACGCGCTGACCGACGACCCCGCGCAGCGGCGCGGCCTGTTCGAGACGTCGCTGCGTCGTCGCCGGGTCGACGGGCTCATCGTGCTGTCGGGCCTGCTGACCGACGACGAGGTGGCCCACGTCACGGGGCTCGGCCTGCCCGTCGTGGGGCTGGGCGTCCCGCGCGGCGACTTCCCGTCGCTGCGCGTGGACGACACGGCGGTCGGCCGGGTCGCGACCGAGCACCTCCTGCAGCGGGGCCACCGCGACATCGCGCACATCAGCGAGAGCCTCCCGGCGACATCGCCCGCCGACCCGGAGTTCGAGATCCCCTCGCGCCGCCGCCGCGGATACGAGGCGGCGATGGCGGATGCCGGCATCCGCGCCCCCCGCTTCGCCGAGGCCGACTTCACGATCGACGGCGGGCGGCGCGCGGCGCACGCGCTGCTGCGGTCGGCGGAGCCGCCGACGGCGATCTTCGCCGCCTCGGACGAGATGGCGTACGGTGTGCTGACCGCGGCGCGTGAGCTCGGCCTGTCGGTGCCCGGGGACCTGTCGGTGATCGGCGTCGACGGGCACGTCCTCGCGGGGCTGTTCGACCTCACGACGATCGACCAGTTCCCCCACGCCCAGGGCGAGCGGGCCGGCGAGGCGATCCTCGCTGCGCTCGAGGCGCCGACCCCGGCCGAGGCGGGGCTCGCGGCGGCATCCCTCCCCTTCGAGCTCGTCGTCCGCGGCTCGACGGCGGGCCCGCCCGCGTAG
- a CDS encoding glycoside hydrolase family 13 protein, giving the protein MTSQLTSPLPEIGETRPGAEWWRTAVIYQIYPRSFADASGDGIGDLPGVTAHLDDLRSLGVDAVWLSPFYRSPQHDAGYDVADYCDVDPLFGTLADFDDMLAAAHARGIRVIVDLVPNHSSDQHPWFQRALAAAPGSPERALYMFRDGTGENGDLPPNNWESVFGGPAWTRTTNPDGTPGQWYLHLFDTTQPDFDWSNPAVQEEFRRILRFWLDRGVDGFRVDVAHGLVKTDGLPDHLPAVDADSMGGGEENVPYWGQEGVHEIYRDWHRVLAEYDGDRALCAEAWLPTVDRTAEWVRPDEMHQAFNFPYLMTEWETPAIREVIAESVRAFPAVGAPATWVLSNHDVVRHASRLALTAENPQGHGIGPDSPGQPIPEVGLRRARAATTVMLALPGSAYLYQGEELGLPEVIALPPESRQDPTWFRTDGERYGRDGCRVPIPWSADAPGYGFSPTGAAWLPQPAEWAQLARDVQEDDPESTLWLYRTLLATRRAENLGAGELEWLDGYGEDVLAFRVSTGAAGSVTVLANAGSTPVPLPAGTVLVASAPFDGTDLPVDVAVWIAAD; this is encoded by the coding sequence ATGACGTCGCAGCTGACTTCCCCCCTGCCCGAGATCGGCGAGACCCGCCCCGGCGCCGAATGGTGGCGCACCGCGGTGATCTACCAGATCTACCCGCGCTCGTTCGCCGACGCCTCCGGCGACGGCATCGGCGACCTGCCGGGCGTCACCGCCCACCTCGACGACCTCCGTTCCCTCGGCGTGGATGCCGTGTGGCTGAGCCCCTTCTACCGCTCGCCGCAGCACGACGCCGGCTACGACGTCGCCGACTACTGCGACGTCGACCCGCTGTTCGGCACCCTCGCCGACTTCGACGACATGCTCGCCGCGGCGCACGCCCGCGGCATCCGGGTCATCGTCGACCTCGTGCCCAACCACAGCTCTGACCAGCACCCGTGGTTCCAGCGGGCGCTCGCGGCGGCGCCGGGCAGTCCCGAGCGCGCGCTGTACATGTTCCGCGACGGCACGGGCGAGAACGGCGACCTGCCGCCCAACAACTGGGAGTCGGTCTTCGGCGGCCCGGCGTGGACCCGCACGACGAACCCCGACGGCACGCCCGGCCAGTGGTACCTGCACCTCTTCGACACGACGCAGCCCGACTTCGACTGGTCGAACCCCGCCGTGCAGGAGGAGTTCCGCCGCATCCTGCGCTTCTGGCTCGACCGGGGCGTCGACGGGTTCCGCGTCGACGTCGCCCACGGCCTGGTGAAGACCGACGGCCTGCCCGATCATCTCCCGGCGGTGGATGCCGACAGCATGGGCGGCGGCGAGGAGAACGTGCCGTACTGGGGCCAGGAGGGTGTCCACGAGATCTACCGGGACTGGCACCGCGTGCTCGCGGAGTACGACGGCGACCGCGCGCTGTGCGCCGAGGCGTGGCTGCCGACGGTGGACCGCACCGCGGAGTGGGTGCGCCCCGACGAGATGCACCAGGCGTTCAACTTCCCGTACCTCATGACGGAGTGGGAGACCCCGGCGATCCGCGAGGTCATCGCCGAGTCGGTGCGCGCGTTCCCCGCCGTCGGCGCCCCGGCGACGTGGGTGCTCTCCAACCACGACGTCGTGCGCCACGCGTCGCGGCTCGCCCTGACCGCGGAGAACCCGCAGGGTCACGGCATCGGTCCCGACAGCCCCGGCCAGCCGATCCCGGAGGTGGGCCTGCGCCGGGCCCGCGCGGCGACGACCGTCATGCTCGCCCTCCCCGGGTCCGCCTACCTCTACCAGGGCGAAGAGCTCGGCCTTCCCGAGGTCATCGCCCTGCCGCCCGAGTCGCGCCAGGACCCGACGTGGTTCCGCACCGACGGCGAGCGCTACGGCCGCGACGGATGCCGGGTGCCGATCCCCTGGTCGGCCGACGCGCCCGGGTACGGGTTCAGCCCGACGGGCGCCGCGTGGCTGCCGCAGCCGGCGGAGTGGGCGCAGCTCGCGCGCGACGTGCAGGAGGACGACCCGGAGTCGACGCTGTGGCTGTACCGGACGCTGCTGGCCACCCGCCGGGCCGAGAACCTCGGCGCCGGTGAGCTGGAGTGGCTCGACGGCTACGGCGAGGACGTCCTGGCGTTCCGCGTCTCGACCGGCGCGGCCGGCTCGGTGACGGTGCTCGCGAACGCCGGCAGCACGCCGGTGCCGCTTCCTGCCGGTACGGTGCTGGTGGCCAGTGCTCCGTTCGACGGCACGGATCTGCCCGTCGACGTGGCGGTCTGGATCGCCGCGGACTGA
- a CDS encoding adenine phosphoribosyltransferase, which translates to MTSAALAHAESLIASIPDFPEPGVLFRDISPLLADAAALRTVVDAVIAPFAGEFDVVAGVEARGFMLAGAVAIAAGVGMAPIRKAGKLPRPAASVSYALEYGTAQIEMSDDLPRGTRVLLVDDILATGGTLRAGQQLLAELGLELAGTAVLMELASLGGQEVAGPVHAVFRV; encoded by the coding sequence GTGACTTCCGCGGCCCTCGCCCACGCCGAATCCCTCATCGCATCGATCCCCGACTTTCCCGAGCCCGGGGTGCTGTTCCGCGACATCTCGCCGCTGCTGGCTGATGCCGCGGCGCTGCGCACCGTCGTCGACGCCGTCATCGCGCCGTTCGCGGGCGAGTTCGACGTCGTGGCCGGCGTGGAGGCGCGCGGGTTCATGCTCGCGGGTGCCGTCGCGATCGCCGCGGGCGTCGGGATGGCGCCGATCCGCAAGGCGGGCAAGCTGCCGCGACCCGCGGCATCCGTCTCCTATGCGCTGGAGTACGGGACGGCGCAGATCGAGATGAGCGACGACCTCCCGCGCGGCACGCGGGTGCTGCTCGTCGACGACATCCTCGCCACCGGCGGCACGCTGCGCGCCGGGCAGCAGCTGCTCGCCGAGCTGGGTCTGGAGCTGGCGGGCACCGCCGTGCTGATGGAGCTCGCCTCGCTCGGCGGCCAGGAGGTCGCCGGTCCCGTGCACGCCGTCTTCCGGGTGTAG
- a CDS encoding chromosome partitioning protein: MGTVTSEPIVHLTSNTLAHIHVAGEVDEVFASTEEGLRGRIVESIRQLAASAGEPVTAIVVDGDVRWPLIVHPDGAFIEATALAEHVDGEPAPAPHPVRTGEVPVLAEAAAAAVAGAVAEVPASVEEPAPVEEPARVEVPASVEAPVTASVAEPVPAPVAAQLEPAAAPAGHLRSDLSRSDLARRESAHRDPAQRATPTVEDLLNSRADRTKPRATEGWQGAVRRATGGAISPRPGKAEQSRLDRERTVQRRLDASRTIVVLNPKGGAHKTTSTLLLAATFGTQRGGATLAWDNNETRGTLGWRAQNAPHHRTAVDLLEHLDQFTEPSQASLAALDTYVRTQVDARFDVLASDEDAAASSTIDAAAFDRLHGVLSRYYRLLIVDTGNNMRASNWVAAVAAADQLVIVSTVREDTAASAAWLLDGLREKGFDAKIDDAVTILAAPSAKPDRKLAERLERHFSQVTGDVVHVPFDPALVDGGPIDFDALSPESRDAWLTAAAAIAERL; the protein is encoded by the coding sequence GTGGGAACCGTCACCTCCGAACCGATCGTGCACCTCACCTCGAACACGCTCGCCCACATCCATGTGGCCGGTGAGGTCGACGAGGTCTTCGCGTCGACCGAGGAGGGCCTGCGCGGCCGCATCGTCGAGTCGATCCGCCAGCTCGCGGCCTCGGCGGGCGAGCCCGTCACGGCGATCGTCGTCGACGGCGACGTGCGCTGGCCGCTGATCGTCCACCCCGACGGCGCCTTCATCGAGGCCACGGCCCTCGCCGAGCACGTCGACGGCGAGCCCGCGCCCGCGCCCCACCCGGTGCGCACCGGCGAGGTGCCCGTCCTCGCGGAGGCCGCGGCTGCGGCGGTCGCGGGCGCGGTCGCCGAGGTGCCCGCCTCGGTCGAAGAACCCGCCCCCGTCGAGGAGCCCGCCCGCGTCGAGGTGCCTGCCTCGGTCGAGGCACCCGTTACCGCCTCCGTCGCGGAGCCCGTTCCCGCCCCCGTGGCTGCGCAGCTGGAGCCTGCCGCCGCCCCCGCAGGGCACCTCCGCAGCGACCTGTCCCGGAGCGATCTCGCCCGTCGCGAGAGCGCGCACCGCGACCCCGCACAGCGGGCGACGCCAACCGTCGAGGATCTGCTGAACTCCCGCGCCGATCGCACCAAGCCCCGCGCGACCGAGGGCTGGCAGGGCGCCGTGCGCCGTGCGACCGGTGGGGCGATCTCGCCGCGCCCCGGCAAGGCCGAGCAGTCCCGCCTCGATCGCGAGCGCACGGTGCAGCGGCGGCTCGACGCATCCCGCACGATCGTCGTGCTCAACCCGAAGGGCGGCGCGCACAAGACGACGTCGACGCTGCTCCTCGCCGCGACCTTCGGCACGCAGCGCGGCGGCGCGACGCTCGCGTGGGACAACAACGAGACCCGCGGAACGCTCGGCTGGCGCGCGCAGAACGCGCCGCACCACCGCACCGCGGTCGACCTGCTCGAGCACCTCGACCAGTTCACCGAGCCGAGCCAGGCGAGCCTCGCCGCGCTCGACACGTACGTGCGCACGCAGGTCGACGCCCGCTTCGATGTGCTCGCGTCGGATGAGGATGCCGCGGCATCCTCCACGATCGACGCGGCCGCGTTCGACCGCCTCCACGGTGTGCTGTCGCGCTACTACCGCCTCCTGATCGTCGACACGGGCAACAACATGCGCGCGTCGAACTGGGTCGCCGCCGTCGCGGCCGCCGATCAGCTCGTGATCGTCTCGACGGTGCGCGAGGACACCGCCGCGAGCGCCGCGTGGCTGCTCGACGGGCTGCGCGAGAAGGGCTTCGACGCGAAGATCGACGACGCGGTCACGATCCTCGCCGCGCCGTCGGCGAAGCCCGACCGCAAGCTCGCCGAGCGGCTGGAGCGCCACTTCTCGCAGGTGACGGGCGACGTCGTGCACGTGCCGTTCGACCCGGCGCTGGTCGATGGCGGCCCGATCGACTTCGACGCGCTGTCGCCCGAGTCGCGCGACGCCTGGCTCACGGCCGCCGCGGCGATCGCCGAGCGGCTCTGA
- the hpxO gene encoding FAD-dependent urate hydroxylase HpxO, whose translation MKVIIVGAGIGGTSAGIALARLGHEVVIYDRMRENKPVGAALSLWSNGVKVLNWLGVGAEVAALGGDMADMVYLEGHTGETMCDFSLAPVTAMAGQKPYPVARADLQALLMERVGMDRIHLGRQVVGIADDGTKVTVTFADGTTDTGDLLIGADGARSITRDYVQPDGAPEIVREYSGYTNFNGLIPADAAIGRATAWTTYVADGKRAAVMPVAGDRFYFWFDVPQPAGLEYDRADGVAPLRAAFDGWAPGVQALVDAIDPEASLNRVEIWDITPFSTWAKGRVAILGDAAHNTAPDIGQGACSALEDAFALGIAFATNTVSVEDTLKRYEQMRAERAGDLVLRARKRGYETHAFDVDATEAWYESLRGADGVGIIRGIVGNIDGTPVDLGGGLRAV comes from the coding sequence GTGAAGGTCATCATCGTGGGCGCGGGCATCGGCGGGACGAGCGCGGGGATCGCGCTCGCACGACTCGGACACGAGGTCGTCATCTACGACCGGATGCGTGAGAACAAGCCGGTCGGCGCGGCGCTGTCGCTGTGGTCCAACGGCGTCAAGGTGCTCAACTGGCTCGGCGTCGGCGCCGAAGTCGCCGCCCTCGGCGGCGACATGGCCGACATGGTCTACCTCGAGGGACACACCGGTGAGACGATGTGCGACTTCTCGCTCGCCCCGGTCACGGCGATGGCAGGGCAGAAGCCCTACCCCGTCGCGCGCGCCGACCTGCAGGCGCTGCTGATGGAGCGCGTCGGGATGGATCGCATCCACCTCGGGCGGCAGGTGGTCGGCATCGCCGATGACGGCACGAAGGTCACGGTGACCTTCGCCGACGGCACGACCGACACGGGCGACCTGCTGATCGGCGCCGACGGCGCGCGTTCGATCACGCGCGACTACGTGCAGCCCGACGGCGCGCCCGAGATCGTGCGCGAGTACTCCGGGTACACCAACTTCAACGGGCTGATCCCGGCGGATGCCGCGATCGGCCGCGCCACCGCGTGGACCACCTACGTCGCCGACGGCAAGCGCGCGGCGGTCATGCCCGTCGCGGGCGACCGGTTCTACTTCTGGTTCGACGTGCCGCAGCCGGCGGGGCTCGAGTACGACCGCGCCGACGGCGTCGCACCGCTGCGTGCGGCGTTCGACGGGTGGGCTCCCGGCGTGCAGGCACTGGTGGATGCCATCGATCCCGAGGCATCCCTCAATCGCGTCGAGATCTGGGACATCACGCCGTTCTCGACGTGGGCGAAAGGGCGCGTCGCGATCCTCGGCGATGCGGCGCACAACACGGCGCCCGACATCGGGCAGGGCGCGTGCTCGGCGCTCGAGGATGCCTTCGCGCTCGGCATCGCGTTCGCGACGAACACCGTGAGCGTCGAAGACACCCTGAAGCGGTACGAGCAGATGCGCGCGGAGCGCGCGGGCGACCTCGTGCTGCGGGCGCGCAAGCGCGGCTACGAGACGCACGCGTTCGACGTGGACGCCACCGAGGCCTGGTACGAGAGCCTGCGCGGCGCCGACGGTGTTGGCATCATCCGCGGGATCGTGGGCAACATCGACGGCACCCCCGTCGACCTCGGCGGCGGGTTGCGCGCGGTCTGA
- the uraH gene encoding hydroxyisourate hydrolase, with protein MSHLTTHILDATAGVPATGVAVTLAGPDGVAVASGQTDADGRLALGPDVLEPGDYSLRFDTRPYFAAQGVETFYPSVTVAFTVADGPHYHVPLLLSPFAYSTYRGS; from the coding sequence ATGAGCCACCTGACGACCCACATCCTCGACGCGACCGCGGGTGTGCCGGCGACGGGCGTCGCGGTGACCCTGGCGGGACCCGACGGCGTCGCCGTCGCGTCGGGACAGACCGACGCCGACGGGCGGCTCGCGCTCGGTCCGGACGTGCTGGAGCCGGGCGACTACTCGCTGAGGTTCGACACCAGGCCGTACTTCGCGGCGCAGGGAGTCGAGACCTTCTACCCGTCGGTGACGGTCGCGTTCACCGTCGCAGACGGTCCGCACTACCACGTGCCGTTGCTGCTGAGCCCGTTCGCGTACTCGACGTATCGCGGGTCGTGA
- the uraD gene encoding 2-oxo-4-hydroxy-4-carboxy-5-ureidoimidazoline decarboxylase, translated as MRLDEFNATDRETATATVAVWAAVPTWVDAVVAARPYASVDEAAARADALARGWSDADLDAALAHHPRIGQKPAGSGAEAAASTREQAAMATASVSATDAMAQANADYEARFGRVFLIRAAGRSAEEMLAEVRRRLGNDDAAEAAEARDQLRQIALLRLRSSLED; from the coding sequence ATGAGACTCGACGAGTTCAACGCCACCGACCGCGAGACGGCCACGGCGACGGTCGCGGTGTGGGCGGCGGTCCCCACGTGGGTCGACGCGGTCGTCGCAGCACGTCCGTACGCCTCGGTCGACGAGGCTGCCGCGCGCGCCGACGCGCTCGCCCGCGGCTGGAGCGACGCCGACCTGGATGCCGCGCTCGCTCACCACCCGCGCATCGGGCAGAAGCCCGCGGGGTCGGGGGCGGAAGCCGCAGCGAGCACCCGCGAGCAGGCGGCGATGGCGACGGCATCCGTGTCGGCGACGGATGCCATGGCACAGGCCAACGCCGACTACGAGGCCCGGTTCGGGCGCGTGTTCCTGATCCGCGCCGCGGGCCGCAGTGCCGAAGAGATGCTCGCCGAAGTGCGCCGCCGCCTGGGCAACGACGACGCCGCGGAGGCCGCCGAGGCGCGCGATCAGCTGCGCCAGATCGCGCTGCTGCGCCTGCGCTCAAGCCTGGAGGACTGA
- a CDS encoding ABC transporter ATP-binding protein, whose amino-acid sequence MTDLTTADVVLQDLGKRYGPEWAGVQAVADVDIDIAAGEFIAVVGASGCGKSTVLRILAGFEPATSGSVTVGGRPVTAPGPDRGVVFQDYGLFPWLTVRENIAYGPKRRRLPRARVRELADRFTETVGLSRFADRYPGELSGGMQQRVAIARVLANEPSVLLMDEPFGALDALTRSDLQAELKRIHLETRTTVVFVTHSIEEAVFLADRVVVMTGGASHGVPGHIARTVPIDLPEPRDVTTPAFNAYKREISDLVHGAGDHA is encoded by the coding sequence ATGACCGATCTGACCACCGCCGACGTCGTCCTGCAGGATCTCGGCAAGCGCTACGGTCCGGAATGGGCCGGCGTGCAGGCCGTCGCCGACGTCGACATCGACATCGCGGCGGGCGAGTTCATCGCCGTCGTCGGCGCATCCGGCTGCGGCAAGAGCACCGTGCTGCGCATCCTCGCCGGATTCGAGCCCGCCACGAGCGGCAGCGTCACCGTCGGCGGGCGGCCCGTGACCGCCCCCGGTCCGGACCGGGGGGTCGTCTTCCAGGACTACGGGCTGTTCCCCTGGCTCACGGTGCGCGAGAACATCGCCTACGGCCCGAAACGGCGGCGCCTGCCGCGCGCACGTGTGCGCGAGCTTGCGGACCGGTTCACCGAGACCGTCGGGCTGAGCCGCTTCGCCGACCGTTACCCGGGCGAGCTGTCCGGCGGCATGCAGCAGCGGGTCGCGATCGCCCGCGTCCTCGCGAACGAGCCGAGCGTGCTGCTGATGGATGAGCCGTTCGGCGCGCTGGATGCGCTGACGCGGTCGGATCTTCAGGCCGAGCTCAAGCGCATCCACCTCGAGACCCGCACAACCGTCGTCTTCGTGACGCACTCGATCGAAGAGGCCGTGTTCCTCGCCGACCGCGTGGTGGTGATGACCGGTGGGGCCTCGCACGGCGTGCCCGGGCACATCGCGCGCACCGTGCCGATCGACCTGCCGGAGCCGCGGGATGTCACGACCCCCGCGTTCAACGCGTACAAGCGCGAGATCTCCGACCTGGTGCACGGCGCAGGCGATCACGCGTGA
- a CDS encoding ABC transporter permease: MATQTTARPVRRRPPAQRPNQRALLTRILLGIPIPFLFLVLWQVGRDQAWEIPLIGIRMGYLPAPGDVVASLWDYAFGGIHDDAFSGDLWVNLGASSLRVLIGFLIASVLAIPLGILMGRYYKMDAMFDPFINLFRPIPATAWVPLVGLLIGWGDQATIFLIALSSFFPIVLGAISGSKEVPGRLIEAGQMLGARRWEILGQIVVPASAAAVINGMRVGLGLAWVVLVLGESVGVNVGLGSAIILARDVVRTDMIVVGMIVIGLAGFLSDRILVGAFRLLTRGRPLVK, translated from the coding sequence ATGGCCACGCAGACGACGGCGCGACCCGTGCGCCGACGCCCTCCCGCGCAACGACCCAATCAGCGCGCACTCCTCACGCGGATCCTCCTCGGGATCCCGATCCCGTTCCTCTTCCTCGTCTTGTGGCAGGTCGGGCGCGACCAGGCGTGGGAGATTCCCCTCATCGGCATCCGGATGGGGTACCTGCCCGCCCCCGGCGACGTCGTCGCGTCGCTGTGGGACTACGCATTCGGGGGCATCCACGACGACGCCTTCTCCGGCGACCTGTGGGTCAACCTCGGGGCGTCGTCGCTGCGGGTGCTCATCGGCTTCCTCATCGCGTCGGTGCTGGCCATCCCCCTCGGCATCCTGATGGGCCGCTACTACAAGATGGACGCGATGTTCGATCCGTTCATCAACCTGTTCCGGCCGATTCCGGCGACGGCGTGGGTGCCCCTCGTCGGCCTCCTCATCGGCTGGGGCGACCAGGCGACGATCTTCCTGATCGCCCTCTCCTCGTTCTTCCCGATCGTGCTCGGCGCGATCAGCGGATCCAAAGAGGTCCCGGGTCGGCTCATCGAGGCCGGGCAGATGCTCGGCGCCAGGCGGTGGGAGATCCTCGGCCAGATCGTCGTGCCCGCCTCGGCGGCAGCCGTCATCAACGGAATGCGCGTCGGGCTCGGGCTCGCCTGGGTCGTGCTCGTGCTCGGCGAGAGCGTCGGCGTCAACGTCGGCCTCGGCTCTGCGATCATCCTCGCCCGCGACGTGGTGCGCACCGACATGATCGTCGTCGGCATGATCGTGATCGGCCTCGCCGGCTTCCTCTCCGACCGCATCCTCGTCGGAGCCTTCCGCCTGCTCACGCGCGGGCGCCCCCTGGTGAAGTGA
- a CDS encoding ABC transporter substrate-binding protein: MARFRPRIAAALAVASVLILSACSSGDTTPASSDAAETVTVKIGTLRGQPHFYQPFLYDDHAVDGVKFEVVTLDTTPALSDALVSGSIDFAISGVTPTISSIAQGRDLKIIASAADGGSGFIGNGESSLDELVGKKIGIVQGSAQEVALRLLIDEAGLTPEDFELSVIPVPEMASAFIAGDIDAFMGVEIGVSIAKNAGGTEVVDPYSTPIGKVNIGLVTTGKLIEENPELVQKVVDTHAATTAYMADNIEEWLPGMVEEFGGDEDVFTSALANFWLRSDLSDEYVGQLSALAEAMASIGLITTTPTGDDIVDTSFTS; this comes from the coding sequence ATGGCACGATTCCGTCCTCGCATCGCCGCCGCGCTGGCCGTGGCATCCGTCCTCATCTTGTCCGCCTGCAGCTCGGGTGACACGACACCCGCGTCGTCGGATGCCGCCGAGACCGTCACCGTCAAGATCGGCACCCTGCGCGGCCAGCCGCACTTCTACCAGCCGTTCCTCTACGACGACCACGCCGTCGACGGTGTGAAGTTCGAGGTCGTCACGCTCGACACGACGCCCGCCCTGTCCGACGCGCTCGTGTCGGGGTCGATCGACTTCGCGATCTCGGGTGTCACCCCGACGATCTCCTCCATCGCGCAGGGCCGCGACCTCAAGATCATCGCGAGCGCCGCCGACGGCGGATCCGGCTTCATCGGCAACGGCGAGTCGAGCCTCGACGAGCTCGTCGGCAAGAAGATCGGCATCGTCCAGGGTTCGGCCCAGGAGGTCGCCCTCCGCCTGCTGATCGATGAGGCCGGCCTCACCCCCGAGGACTTCGAGCTGTCGGTGATCCCCGTGCCCGAGATGGCGTCGGCGTTCATCGCGGGCGACATCGACGCGTTCATGGGCGTCGAGATCGGCGTCTCGATCGCGAAGAACGCGGGCGGCACCGAGGTCGTCGATCCGTACTCGACGCCCATCGGCAAGGTCAACATCGGCCTGGTCACCACCGGCAAGCTCATCGAGGAGAACCCCGAGCTCGTGCAGAAGGTCGTCGACACGCACGCCGCGACGACCGCCTACATGGCCGACAACATCGAGGAGTGGCTGCCCGGCATGGTCGAGGAGTTCGGCGGTGACGAGGACGTGTTCACGTCGGCGCTGGCGAACTTCTGGCTGCGCTCGGATCTGTCCGACGAGTACGTCGGACAGCTCTCCGCCCTCGCCGAGGCGATGGCCTCGATCGGGCTCATCACCACGACGCCCACGGGCGACGACATCGTGGACACCTCCTTCACCTCGTGA